In Solanum stenotomum isolate F172 chromosome 6, ASM1918654v1, whole genome shotgun sequence, one DNA window encodes the following:
- the LOC125866725 gene encoding oxysterol-binding protein-related protein 1D, whose product MNPLCCIAPVSIDRDKGNPAVVKSQSVTQSQLGFDNNVGVKPVSFSLRQSFTNAQVNTDSDLGLVNENEENGNDSKEFNGSVSVAGVLYKWVNYGKGWRARWFVLEDGVLSYYKVHGPDKIAMSPGKEKGLKVIGDESWRYMRKANVNNNRLNGSNKWKPFGEIHLKVSSVRASKSDDKRLSIFTGTKTLHLRCQSREDRTTWIEALGVAKDQFPRLLSSGDFASSEDFIVSTEKLRSRLVQEGMGEAVIKDCESIMLHEVAELQNQMKALQLKHIMLLDTLRQLETDKIELETTVVDETKERDSCCGQGRRFSDFYSIMSEGSASDSDADNESRYGGDAETDEEDGAFFDTNDFLSAESLRSASYRSREGIGNACSSLTSENETFTGRTRELEMEVKTISYPYIKRRDNLPEPKEKEKPVGLWSIIKDNIGKDLSGVCLPVYFNEPLSSLQKCFEDLEYSHLVDQALEWGKQGDDLMRILKIAAFAVSGYASTQGRQCKPFNPLLGETYEADYPDKGLHFFSEKVSHHPMVVACHCEGRGWKFWADSNLKGKFWGRSIQLDPVGVLTLQFEDGETFQWSKVTTSIYNIIIGKIYCDHYGAMRIKGSGKYSCKLKFKEQSIIDRNPHQIHGFVQDNRTGEKVAMLLGKWDEAMYYVLGDPTTKPKGYDPMTEAILLWERDKSTPKTRYNLTPFAISLNELTPGLREKLPPTDSRLRPDQRHLENGEYELANAEKLRLEQLQRQARKLQERGWRPRWFSKDEDGCYRYVGGYWEAKEKHNWEGISDIFGHTSDPSPVIEEFAC is encoded by the exons ATGAATCCACTATGTTGCATTGCGCCGGTGTCGATCGACCGTGATAAAGGAAATCCGGCGGTGGTGAAGTCACAATCCGTGACGCAAAGTCAGTTAGGGTTTGATAACAATGTGGGTGTGAAACCGGTGAGTTTCAGCTTGAGGCAGAGTTTTACAAATGCGCAAGTGAATACGGATTCGGATTTGGGTTTGGTGAatgaaaatgaggaaaatgggaATGATTCGAAAGAATTTAACGGAAGTGTTAGTGTAGCTGGAGTGTTATATAAATGGGTGAACTATGGAAAAGGATGGCGTGCGAGATGGTTTGTGCTTGAAGATGGGGTGTTGTCATATTACAAGGTTCATGGACCGGATAAAATTGCTATGAGTCCAGGGAAAGAAAAGGGTTTAAAGGTTATTGGGGATGAATCTTGGAGGTATATGAGGAAGGCTAATGTGAACAATAATCGACTGAATGGATCTAACAAGTGGAAGCCGTTTGGGGAAATACATTTGAAG GTCTCATCAGTTCGGGCAAGCAAGTCAGATGACAAAAGGCTTTCTATATTCACGGGAACAAAGACACTCCATTTGAGATGTCAATCAAGAGAAGATAGGACCACGTGGATTGAGGCTCTTGGGGTTGCTAAAGATCAGTTCCCCAGGTTGTTGTCAAGTGGTGATTTTGCATCTTCAGaagattttattgtttcaaCAGAGAAGCTACGATCAAGATTGGTGCAGGAAGGGATGGGTGAGGCAGTGATAAAAGATTGTGAATCTATCATGCTACATGAGGTTGCTGAGCTACAAAATCAGATGAAAGCTCTTCAACTTAAGCATATCATGCTTCTGGACACTCTAAGACAGTTAGAG ACGGATAAAATTGAGCTGGAAACAACTGTTGTTGATGAAACAAAAGAACGAGATTCATGTTGTGGACAAGGTCGAAGATTTAGTG ATTTTTATTCCATTATGTCTGAAGGTAGTGCTAGTGACTCTGATGCTGACAATGAAAGCCGATATGGAGGAGATGCTGAAACAGATGAAGAAGATGGTGCATTTTTTGATACTAATGATTTTCTGTCTGCTGAATCTCTTAGAAGTGCTTCTTATCGCAGTAGAGAGGGTATTGGAAATGCTTGTAGCTCATTAACCTCTGAGAATGAGACCTTTACTGGTCGTACAAGGGAATTGGAGATGGAAGTAAAGACAATCAGTTATCCCTATATCAAAAGAAGGGATAATCTGCCAGAaccaaaggaaaaagagaaGCCGGTTGGTTTGTGGTCAATAATCAAGGATAATATTGGGAAAGACCTGTCTGGTGTGTGCCTTCCTGTGTACTTCAATGAGCCACTATCTTCACTGCAGAAATGCTTTGAAGATTTGGAGTACTCACACCTGGTTGATCAGGCACTGGAGTGGGGAAAGCAG GGAGATGATCTGATGAGAATTCTTAAGATTGCAGCTTTTGCTGTATCTGGTTATGCATCAACTCAGGGCAGGCAATGCAAACCTTTTAATCCTCTCCTTGGTGAAACCTACGAGGCAGATTATCCTGACAAGGGTCTACACTTCTTTTCTGAAAAA GTTAGTCATCACCCCATGGTTGTTGCTTGCCACTGTGAGGGCAGAGGGTGGAAATTCTGGGCAGATTCTAATCTCAAAGGGAAGTTTTGGGGACGCTCAATCCAGCTTGATCCTGTGGGGGTTCTAACCCTGCAATTTGAAGATGGTGAGACATTTCAGTGGAGCAAGGTTACTACTTCTATTTACAACATAATAATTGGTAAAATCTACTGTGACCACTATGGCGCTATGCGGATCAAAGGCAGTGGTAAATATTCATGCAAGCTCAAATTCAAGGAGCAGTCTATTATTGATCGAAATCCTCATCAG ATTCATGGATTTGTGCAAGACAACAGAACAGGAGAAAAAGTGGCCATGTTATTGGGGAAGTGGGATGAAGCAATGTATTATGTGTTGGGAGATCCAACTACAAAGCCAAAGGGTTATGATCCCATGACTGAAGCCATATTGTTGTGGGAGAGGGACAAATCTACTCCCAAAACAAGATACAACCTCACACCTTTTGCAATATCTTTAAATGAGTTGACACCTGGGTTAAGAGAGAAGCTTCCACCAACTGACTCAAGGCTGAGGCCTGATCAGCGCCACTTAGAGAATGGGGAGTATGAGCTGGCTAATGCAGAGAAGCTTAGGCTTGAACAGTTGCAGAGACAG GCAAGGAAACTACAGGAGAGGGGTTGGAGACCAAGATGGTTTAGCAAGGATGAGGATGGTTGTTATCGCTACGTCGGTGGATATTGGGAAGCAAAGGAAAAACATAATTGGGAGGGTATCTCTGATATATTTGGGCACACAAGTGATCCTTCTCCAGTAATCGAAGAGTTTGCCTGTTAA